The Cucumis melo cultivar AY chromosome 6, USDA_Cmelo_AY_1.0, whole genome shotgun sequence genome includes a region encoding these proteins:
- the LOC103491118 gene encoding zinc finger protein ZAT4-like: protein MEEERHKCRLCSRSFTNGRALGGHMKAHLATFSIEHQKTFKSPDLEMVSVNGSISIVQDRESETESKNPTRRRSKRTRRFNTESLPSPSPSPEPASSISDTSPEEDVAICLVMLSMEKPSSWKDQSRTPESEKSTAAMVGRVRKSFRCGKCRKTFRSNRALFGHRKVCRKEGEEEDGEEEEEKGMVNGGNWKIFKCPYCCKVFGSGQALGGHKRSHLQGSIRTAIDGSSSKLEIGLDLNLPAPLEEDDYSVVSDV from the coding sequence ATGGAGGAGGAGAGGCATAAATGCAGGCTCTGCTCTCGAAGCTTCACCAATGGCAGAGCATTAGGTGGTCACATGAAAGCCCATTTAGCCACTTTCTCCATTGAACATCAAAAAACCTTCAAATCACCAGATCTAGAGATGGTCTCTGTTAATGGCTCAATCTCCATTGTTCAAGATAGAGAGAGCGAGACCGAGTCAAAGAATCCAACTAGGAGACGCTCTAAACGGACTCGGCGATTCAACACCGAGTCGTTGCCGTCGCCGTCCCCGTCGCCGGAACCAGCTAGTTCCATTTCCGACACCTCCCCAGAGGAAGATGTCGCCATCTGCCTCGTGATGCTTTCGATGGAAAAGCCTTCTTCCTGGAAAGATCAAAGTCGGACGCCGGAATCGGAAAAATCAACGGCGGCGATGGTGGGGAGGGTGAGGAAGAGTTTCCGATGTGGAAAATGCCGGAAAACTTTCCGATCGAACAGAGCTTTGTTTGGACATAGGAAAGTTTGCAGAAAGgaaggggaagaagaagatggagaagaagaagaagaaaaagggatGGTTAATGGAGGTAATTGGAAGATCTTCAAATGTCCTTATTGTTGTAAAGTGTTTGGGTCTGGACAAGCTTTAGGGGGACATAAAAGATCTCATCTACAGGGTTCAATTAGAACCGCCATTGATGGGAGTTCTAGCAAGCTTGAGATTGGCTTGGATCTCAATTTGCCAGCTCCACTGGAAGAAGATGATTATAGTGTAGTTTCTGATGTTTGA